A DNA window from Luteolibacter luteus contains the following coding sequences:
- a CDS encoding polysaccharide pyruvyl transferase family protein, with product MNHFAVRENHRTDNLGDRLITSNMVSTLARYGQVRAWNPALFLDRLEEYRPFVHSSRNKRILAALSGKGHYLIDAPGGFGEVQPAATAAGKRGRQLTDSIKRLILPRKIALGFSITIKPDDPRYDDYDCIGVRDHKSLASLKSRHLGKALYFPDWAFFSPLTAASGERTKGLALSFRQYNPDHKSDLSADELTPVIETLAQHFGRPAFFHQVDEDEAFVASLSAGLSLPHDRSSRPLGPDSYEEFYRNTRVVASNRLHCLLFAAVNGALPIALVSEGHAKITSLFETLKWTDLIVPVGPDSASSIAKIVARREELAGMVARTCNEQRSLGESILTSKFGTPIRP from the coding sequence TTGAACCACTTTGCCGTCAGGGAGAATCACCGGACCGATAACCTCGGCGACCGGCTGATCACCAGCAACATGGTTTCGACCCTGGCGCGTTACGGCCAGGTGCGCGCATGGAATCCTGCCCTGTTCCTGGACCGGCTCGAAGAGTATCGCCCTTTCGTTCATAGCTCCCGGAACAAGCGGATCCTCGCCGCGCTTTCCGGAAAGGGACATTACCTGATCGATGCGCCGGGCGGATTCGGCGAAGTTCAGCCCGCGGCAACTGCAGCCGGCAAGCGTGGCAGACAGCTCACGGATTCCATCAAGCGCCTCATCTTGCCCAGAAAGATCGCGCTTGGTTTCTCGATCACGATCAAGCCGGATGATCCGCGCTATGACGACTACGATTGCATCGGAGTCCGGGACCACAAATCGCTGGCGAGCCTCAAATCCCGCCACCTCGGAAAAGCACTCTATTTCCCTGATTGGGCATTCTTCTCCCCGCTGACCGCGGCCTCGGGAGAACGCACCAAAGGACTGGCGCTTTCGTTCCGGCAATACAATCCCGATCACAAGTCCGACCTCTCCGCGGATGAGCTGACACCCGTGATCGAGACGCTGGCCCAGCACTTCGGCAGGCCCGCCTTCTTCCATCAGGTCGATGAAGACGAAGCTTTCGTCGCCTCCCTTTCCGCCGGGCTGAGCCTTCCGCATGACCGCTCTTCCCGGCCGCTGGGTCCGGATTCCTATGAGGAGTTCTATCGGAATACCCGCGTGGTCGCGAGCAATCGCCTGCACTGCCTGCTCTTCGCCGCGGTCAACGGAGCCCTTCCGATCGCCTTGGTGAGCGAGGGCCACGCCAAGATCACGTCCCTTTTCGAGACCCTGAAGTGGACCGACCTGATCGTCCCGGTCGGTCCCGATTCCGCTTCCTCGATTGCGAAGATCGTAGCCCGCCGTGAAGAACTCGCCGGGATGGTTGCACGGACCTGCAACGAGCAACGCAGCTTGGGTGAATCGATCCTGACCTCGAAGTTCGGAACGCCCATCCGCCCGTGA
- a CDS encoding polysaccharide ABC transporter ATP-binding protein — MSNDVVISVDKLSKRYLVGHEGPQERYHSLRDSLVRHGRNFARKTLDMARGRQIVQGDEVEEFWALKDVSFEVKRGEVLGIIGRNGAGKSTLLKILSRITEPSAGRVVLDGRVASLLEVGTGFHPELTGRENVFLNGAILGMSKAEIRRKFDEIVDFSGVEKFLDTPVKRYSSGMYVRLAFAVAAHLEPEILIVDEVLAVGDQEFQKKCLGKMQDVATAGRTVLLVSHNMASVQSLSTSCCLLERGHLQRFDDPQDAIDRYNQSYGAGSGSPKYSYPVKSIQMNDAATGVAGDTIPIGETANFLIELTEEFDCEHFDLVLAFKHPQRERVMSASTHHVGLKFSTTKGRSYNCRIQNLRLLPGEYMVEVIVRSPSATLASSVFPFRVTDQDIYSSGVVPNANFGIFAPEQAWSMITPTARQN; from the coding sequence ATGTCAAACGACGTCGTTATCTCCGTCGACAAGCTCTCGAAGCGCTACCTGGTAGGTCATGAAGGCCCGCAGGAACGCTATCACTCCCTGCGCGACAGCCTGGTGCGCCACGGCCGGAACTTCGCCCGCAAGACCCTGGACATGGCCCGCGGCCGCCAGATCGTGCAGGGCGACGAGGTCGAGGAATTCTGGGCGCTGAAGGATGTCTCCTTCGAAGTGAAGCGCGGTGAAGTGCTCGGCATCATCGGCCGCAACGGTGCCGGCAAGTCCACGCTGTTGAAGATCCTCTCCCGCATCACCGAGCCCAGCGCCGGACGCGTGGTGCTGGATGGCCGCGTGGCCTCGCTGCTGGAAGTCGGCACCGGCTTCCACCCGGAACTGACCGGCCGTGAAAACGTCTTCCTGAATGGTGCCATCCTCGGCATGAGCAAGGCGGAGATCCGCCGCAAGTTCGATGAGATCGTGGATTTCTCCGGCGTGGAGAAATTCCTCGATACACCGGTGAAGCGCTACTCCTCCGGGATGTATGTCCGCCTCGCCTTCGCCGTGGCCGCACACTTGGAACCGGAAATCCTGATCGTGGACGAGGTGCTGGCCGTGGGTGACCAGGAGTTCCAGAAGAAGTGCCTGGGCAAGATGCAGGATGTGGCGACCGCGGGCCGGACCGTGCTCCTCGTCTCGCACAACATGGCATCCGTGCAGTCGCTCAGCACCAGCTGCTGCCTTCTGGAAAGAGGTCACTTGCAGCGCTTCGACGATCCGCAGGACGCCATCGACCGGTATAACCAGTCCTATGGTGCGGGATCCGGCAGTCCCAAGTATTCCTATCCGGTAAAGAGCATCCAGATGAATGATGCGGCGACCGGCGTCGCGGGCGATACGATCCCGATCGGGGAGACCGCGAACTTCCTCATCGAGCTCACCGAGGAGTTCGACTGCGAGCATTTCGATCTCGTGCTCGCCTTCAAGCATCCCCAGCGGGAGCGCGTCATGTCCGCATCCACCCATCACGTGGGCCTGAAGTTTTCCACCACCAAGGGCCGCAGCTACAACTGCCGGATCCAGAACCTCCGGCTTTTGCCCGGGGAATACATGGTGGAAGTGATCGTGCGCAGCCCGAGCGCGACCTTGGCTTCGAGCGTGTTTCCCTTCCGCGTCACGGACCAGGACATCTACTCCTCCGGCGTGGTGCCGAATGCGAACTTCGGCATCTTCGCGCCCGAGCAGGCCTGGTCCATGATCACCCCAACCGCGCGCCAAAATTGA
- a CDS encoding glycosyltransferase family 2 protein codes for MSTVSIIIPARNRHDLVRATVASALAQDHAGTEVILVDNGSTPALHKQDFAEFAALPAFAGFQVLACPSGNANAARNFGYDHSNGEFVLFLDSDDLLAESCVRLRLEEFGKHEGIDAIIGRCEYFGETPGDMAGKYWGKWDDRFTDMESFLGVTSDNWQTAGPLWRRSFMEASSLRWDESINKGQDWEFHVRALSKGLRYVKVPLLDHFWRCDPTGTQMSSPKSQLLSLSRGQLLRTLECMFTHAIRSGYVSTDALRKRLRQRGMQALFLRTVRDSRSAGLPWNECLHHFRTNHGLGVINFAKTLEALAYLGAWKAPGLGQRIAKSLFHRRFNHLLHVTLED; via the coding sequence GTGAGCACTGTTTCGATCATCATACCGGCTCGCAACCGGCATGACCTTGTCCGCGCCACGGTCGCGTCGGCATTGGCGCAGGATCACGCCGGCACCGAGGTGATCCTGGTGGACAACGGATCCACTCCCGCGCTGCACAAACAAGATTTCGCCGAGTTCGCCGCGCTGCCCGCCTTCGCCGGATTCCAGGTGCTTGCATGCCCTTCGGGAAATGCCAACGCCGCCAGGAACTTCGGCTATGACCATAGCAACGGCGAGTTCGTACTCTTCCTGGATTCCGATGACCTGCTTGCTGAAAGCTGCGTGCGCCTGCGGCTCGAAGAGTTCGGCAAGCATGAGGGGATCGACGCCATCATCGGCCGCTGTGAATACTTCGGGGAAACCCCCGGCGACATGGCCGGGAAATACTGGGGCAAGTGGGACGACCGCTTCACCGACATGGAGAGCTTCCTCGGCGTCACTTCCGACAACTGGCAGACAGCCGGTCCGCTGTGGAGGCGCTCATTCATGGAGGCGAGCTCCCTCCGCTGGGATGAATCCATCAACAAGGGCCAGGACTGGGAGTTTCATGTCCGCGCCTTGTCCAAGGGGCTGCGCTACGTGAAGGTTCCGCTCCTGGATCACTTCTGGCGCTGTGATCCCACCGGCACGCAGATGAGCAGCCCGAAGAGCCAGCTGCTTTCCCTTTCCCGGGGCCAGCTTCTCCGGACCCTTGAATGCATGTTCACCCACGCGATCCGCTCCGGGTATGTCTCCACGGATGCCCTGCGCAAGCGCCTGCGTCAGCGCGGCATGCAGGCCCTCTTTCTCCGGACTGTCCGGGATTCCAGATCGGCCGGCCTGCCGTGGAATGAATGCCTTCATCATTTCCGCACGAACCACGGCCTCGGGGTCATCAATTTCGCCAAGACCTTGGAAGCCCTGGCCTATCTGGGAGCATGGAAGGCTCCCGGCTTGGGACAGAGAATCGCCAAGTCCCTCTTTCACCGCCGCTTCAATCACCTGCTGCATGTAACGCTGGAAGATTGA
- a CDS encoding acyltransferase family protein — protein MILNLQILRAIAAVLVILAHLKFVLPAAAGQLPELLHGAGLSCGVDLFFVLSGFVIAHTALKSDPGWKQFLTNRIIRVMPLYWLATLPFLIPAVTKAVAKGDLPFRTIWNSIFLVPVLDKLGINDPAHPFGWTLSFEMWFYVLFSLLLVALPARKVPWALIAIFAVSAPLPFLWKLSWKFPYFAFHPMCWEFAMGCGAYLLTRKARLGPKTALAMLVLGTGLLLSTALLFEYLGWHNSIRMVPVLSAQRALFWGVPAFLIVVSCVWCEPLLPKRNPVVRLLVELGAASYAIYLVQPLVFRFLRTMSAPLGSVHWLAGAVACTLLCCAAGWVVHRLVELPLTAWLRSTVRRREAAVQATA, from the coding sequence ATGATCCTGAATCTCCAGATCCTCCGTGCGATCGCAGCCGTGCTGGTGATCCTCGCGCACCTCAAGTTCGTCCTGCCGGCCGCGGCGGGTCAACTGCCGGAGCTCTTGCACGGTGCCGGCCTGAGTTGTGGCGTGGACCTCTTCTTCGTGCTCAGCGGCTTCGTGATCGCGCACACCGCGCTCAAGTCCGATCCGGGATGGAAGCAATTCCTTACCAACCGGATCATCCGGGTGATGCCGCTCTACTGGCTGGCTACGCTGCCCTTCCTGATCCCGGCGGTGACCAAGGCGGTGGCGAAGGGAGACCTACCCTTCCGCACCATCTGGAACAGCATCTTCCTGGTGCCGGTCCTCGACAAGCTGGGGATCAATGATCCTGCACACCCCTTCGGATGGACACTGAGCTTCGAGATGTGGTTCTACGTGCTCTTCAGCCTCCTGCTCGTCGCCCTTCCCGCGCGGAAGGTCCCGTGGGCCTTGATCGCGATCTTCGCCGTGAGCGCGCCCCTGCCCTTCCTGTGGAAGCTCAGTTGGAAGTTTCCTTACTTCGCCTTTCATCCCATGTGCTGGGAATTCGCGATGGGCTGCGGGGCCTACCTGCTGACGCGCAAGGCGAGGCTCGGCCCGAAGACCGCACTGGCGATGCTCGTGCTGGGGACGGGACTGCTTCTCTCCACCGCGCTCCTCTTCGAATACCTGGGCTGGCACAATAGCATCCGCATGGTGCCGGTGCTCTCCGCCCAGCGAGCCCTCTTCTGGGGCGTGCCTGCCTTCCTGATCGTGGTCTCCTGCGTCTGGTGCGAACCGCTTCTTCCGAAGCGGAATCCGGTGGTGCGATTGCTGGTGGAACTGGGCGCCGCGTCCTACGCCATCTATCTGGTCCAGCCTCTGGTCTTCAGGTTCCTCCGTACCATGTCCGCGCCCCTCGGTTCGGTTCACTGGCTCGCAGGTGCCGTGGCCTGCACCCTCCTCTGTTGTGCGGCTGGCTGGGTGGTCCACCGCCTTGTCGAGCTTCCCCTGACGGCATGGCTGCGCTCGACCGTGCGTCGCCGTGAAGCAGCGGTCCAAGCCACCGCCTGA
- a CDS encoding glycosyl transferase: MKPLLSSLKTTLYRRPKDEIQRMLRWGPRAYLLCDQWAKQMEDSVSLLTPQDEAGKTGKEVEIWFLTGRNHWYQTAFCAWTLAKHSRHRIRPVILDDGTLEDSQISQIRRIFPQTVVHRKTDCDARVDALLPREEFPNIRRWRDRQLLFRKLTDIHAGSSEWRLFLDSDMLFFAPPVAIDDYLDNPSGCIVQADCWESYGYSRTLVESLCGHTLPKAANIGIFSLNGDSIPWKEVDGWLAKMEEAEGTRYNVTQCTSAMLMSGLDYQILDKEDYKVHPVRPGPSHTPRILEHYVSDSKPWYLGKAWRTTLS; encoded by the coding sequence ATGAAGCCCCTGCTAAGTTCACTCAAGACCACCCTGTATCGTCGTCCGAAGGACGAGATCCAGCGTATGCTGCGCTGGGGACCGCGCGCCTATCTCCTGTGCGACCAGTGGGCAAAGCAGATGGAGGACTCGGTCTCCCTCCTGACACCGCAGGACGAAGCGGGAAAAACCGGCAAGGAAGTCGAGATCTGGTTCCTCACTGGCCGGAACCACTGGTATCAAACCGCCTTCTGCGCGTGGACGCTTGCCAAGCATTCCAGACATCGGATCCGTCCCGTGATCCTCGATGATGGCACGCTTGAGGACAGCCAGATCTCCCAGATCCGACGGATCTTCCCGCAGACCGTGGTTCATCGGAAGACGGATTGCGATGCGAGGGTCGATGCCTTGCTGCCCAGGGAGGAATTCCCGAACATCCGCAGGTGGCGGGATCGCCAGTTGCTTTTCCGCAAGCTCACCGACATCCACGCGGGCTCGAGCGAGTGGAGGCTGTTCCTTGATTCCGACATGCTGTTCTTCGCTCCTCCGGTGGCGATCGACGATTATCTCGACAATCCCTCCGGCTGTATCGTTCAGGCAGACTGCTGGGAATCCTATGGATACTCCCGGACCCTGGTGGAGTCCCTGTGCGGCCACACCCTGCCAAAGGCGGCGAACATCGGGATCTTCTCGCTGAACGGAGATTCCATCCCGTGGAAAGAGGTGGACGGCTGGCTTGCCAAAATGGAAGAGGCGGAGGGGACGAGATACAATGTCACCCAATGTACGTCCGCGATGCTGATGAGCGGCCTCGATTACCAGATCCTGGACAAGGAAGACTACAAGGTCCATCCGGTCCGCCCGGGTCCGTCCCATACTCCCCGCATCCTGGAACACTACGTTTCCGACAGCAAACCGTGGTATCTCGGAAAAGCTTGGCGAACCACACTCTCCTGA
- a CDS encoding glycosyltransferase, with protein MITVVIPTHNPKSAFLERTLEALRGQTMPPEKWELLIIDNASSTPVDSALVAWHPAARIVREMELGLTHARLRAIREARGALMVWVDDDNVLDASYLERAAAAFEKSPRLGAAGGRSIPEYQEPPPKWFRLGLAPCGCRDLGPEARVATWDAAKPEYPACAPIGAGMVIRKEAMVPWAEAVVADPRRQALGRKGKSLTSGEDNDINLTVLRGGWDLGYLPELSLTHLIPGTRLTLDYVTRIARVSYRDFVRVLDIHGIRPWPRISRLTIPVRSFRAWLACKGWRGPVERIRWQSAVGQFEGRAQLE; from the coding sequence ATGATCACCGTAGTCATCCCGACCCATAATCCCAAGAGCGCGTTCCTGGAGCGGACTCTTGAAGCTCTGCGCGGGCAAACCATGCCGCCGGAGAAATGGGAGCTGCTGATTATCGACAACGCCAGCTCGACTCCCGTGGACTCTGCGCTGGTAGCCTGGCACCCTGCCGCACGGATCGTGCGGGAGATGGAGCTGGGTCTGACCCATGCACGGCTCCGCGCGATCCGTGAAGCACGGGGTGCGCTGATGGTCTGGGTGGACGATGACAACGTGCTGGATGCCAGCTACCTCGAAAGAGCGGCAGCAGCCTTCGAGAAATCCCCGCGTCTGGGCGCTGCCGGAGGACGCTCTATCCCCGAATACCAGGAGCCTCCGCCGAAGTGGTTCCGCCTCGGTCTCGCGCCCTGCGGTTGCAGGGACCTGGGCCCGGAAGCGCGGGTCGCCACCTGGGATGCAGCCAAGCCGGAGTATCCGGCCTGTGCCCCGATCGGTGCCGGGATGGTCATCCGCAAGGAAGCAATGGTCCCGTGGGCGGAGGCGGTCGTGGCCGATCCACGGCGCCAGGCTCTGGGCCGCAAGGGCAAGTCGCTGACCTCCGGCGAAGACAACGACATCAATCTCACCGTACTGCGGGGAGGCTGGGACTTGGGCTACCTTCCGGAGCTCAGCCTTACCCATCTGATCCCGGGCACCCGGCTGACCCTCGACTACGTCACGCGTATCGCCCGGGTGAGTTACCGGGATTTCGTCCGCGTGCTGGACATCCACGGCATCCGCCCATGGCCCCGGATCAGCCGCCTCACCATTCCCGTGCGAAGCTTCCGGGCCTGGCTCGCCTGCAAGGGCTGGCGCGGACCGGTAGAGAGGATCCGCTGGCAATCGGCGGTGGGGCAATTCGAGGGGCGCGCCCAGCTGGAGTAG
- a CDS encoding glycosyltransferase family 4 protein: MRLALISFEFPPAVAIGGIGAYAWQAAIMMKAAGWDVEVFAAGSPGREPAEDHGIKVHRFPTENRIDFKNLIVDTFIQRHRAKAFDVLESPEIGAEGSAIAAACPELPVVVKLHTPTYLVSKVGYEPPSLLQKTRFSLGALARGRFAVLSKPAYQPEQDPERKFALAADEIAAPSQAIGETLVEDWSLDRGKVSCFPLPFCPDPELLNLPIPGNVTTVGFLGRLEARKGVVELAKAIPAILKRRPDLRFRFIGPSWPFRGSDMESYIRGVCRKHLDQLEFTGPVARPKIPEQIRSCDIVVLPSRWENFPFACWEMMAAGRAVIASNAGGMRDVIEDKVSGLLIPPHDPQAIMEAVLWLCEDKERVSRLGTAARARVLDLLNPERVLLQQTASYHRAIARRSKKVACA, from the coding sequence ATGCGCCTCGCCTTGATCAGCTTTGAATTTCCTCCGGCCGTCGCCATCGGTGGCATCGGTGCGTATGCTTGGCAAGCCGCCATCATGATGAAGGCGGCCGGCTGGGATGTGGAAGTCTTTGCGGCGGGAAGCCCGGGCCGTGAGCCGGCAGAAGATCATGGCATCAAGGTTCACCGCTTTCCCACCGAGAACCGCATCGACTTCAAGAACCTCATCGTAGACACCTTCATCCAGCGCCATCGGGCGAAAGCCTTTGACGTGTTGGAAAGCCCGGAGATCGGAGCGGAAGGCTCGGCGATCGCGGCGGCATGCCCGGAACTGCCGGTCGTGGTGAAGCTTCACACGCCCACCTATCTGGTCAGCAAGGTGGGCTACGAACCGCCCTCGCTGCTGCAGAAGACAAGGTTCTCTCTGGGTGCCTTGGCACGCGGGAGATTCGCCGTGCTCAGCAAGCCCGCCTACCAGCCCGAGCAAGATCCGGAGCGGAAATTCGCACTCGCTGCGGATGAGATCGCGGCACCCAGCCAGGCGATTGGCGAGACCCTCGTGGAAGACTGGTCGCTGGATCGCGGAAAGGTTTCCTGTTTCCCGCTGCCCTTCTGTCCGGACCCGGAGCTTCTGAATCTGCCAATCCCGGGAAACGTCACGACCGTCGGCTTCCTGGGCCGGCTGGAGGCGCGCAAGGGAGTGGTGGAACTGGCGAAGGCGATTCCCGCCATCCTCAAACGCCGTCCCGACCTGCGCTTCCGCTTCATCGGTCCCTCATGGCCTTTCCGGGGAAGTGACATGGAGAGCTACATCCGCGGCGTGTGCCGGAAGCATCTGGACCAGCTCGAATTCACCGGCCCGGTCGCGAGACCGAAGATCCCGGAGCAGATCCGCTCCTGCGATATCGTGGTGCTGCCGAGCCGGTGGGAGAACTTCCCCTTCGCCTGCTGGGAGATGATGGCGGCAGGAAGAGCGGTCATCGCCTCGAATGCCGGCGGGATGCGGGATGTCATCGAAGACAAGGTCTCCGGCCTCCTGATCCCGCCTCACGATCCCCAGGCGATCATGGAAGCCGTGCTCTGGCTCTGCGAAGACAAGGAACGCGTGTCCAGGCTCGGCACCGCTGCCCGGGCCCGGGTCCTTGATCTTCTCAATCCCGAGCGGGTCCTCCTGCAGCAGACGGCGAGCTACCATCGCGCGATCGCGAGAAGATCGAAGAAGGTCGCCTGCGCCTGA